Within Gallaecimonas pentaromativorans, the genomic segment AAAACCGAGCTGTTGCAAGCAGGGACGGCCGATAGTGTCGATACCCTGCTGGCGCGGCTGCAGGTGCAACTGGACAAGGACAAAGGGCCCGGCCCCTTTGCCAGGGAAGCCTGATGCGCCCCTGGTTTGGCAGTGACGACAAACAGCTGCCGGCCTTGCAGGCCAAGGCCATTGTTACCGTGGCCGAGCGCCGGGGCGTGGCCCCCGAACGGTTATTGAGGGGCACCGGTATTTTTGAGGGCGACCCGCTGATAAGCCCGGCGCAACTGGTGCGCCTGGCTTGCCAGGCACAAAAGCTGCTGCCCCAGGGCGAACTGGGTTTTCTGGTGGGCCACCACCTGCTACGCCAAGACCACCCCTTGGCAAACCTGCTGCGCGCCGCGCCGGATCTTCGCCGGGCCCTGATGGGGCTGGCCCGCTACCGAAGCCAATGGCAGTTGCTGCAATACCTGCGCCTGGAGGCCAGCCATGACCGGCTTTATCTCTATCTGCAAGACGCGGTGGGGCTGGGGGAGGCGAGGGCGTTTTTCTGCCAGGTGACCTTGGGGCTGCTGAGCGCCTTGCTGCGTTTGCAGCTTAACGGGCGCCAGGCCCTTGAGATCAGCCTTAGCCAAAAGACTCCCAAAGGGCTGCACCATTACCAGGCCCACCTTGGCTTGGCGCTGAGATTCGGCGCCGAGCAAGACTGCCTGAGCCTGCCGCGCAGCTGGTGGCAAGCAGGCTTTGCCGAGGCGGATGCCACCGCCTTTGCCGACGCCAAAGCTGCCATGGTGGCCGAGCTTGCGCCCCTGGGGTTACTGGAATGGTTGGCCAGGCTACAGCACCGGCATTTAACGGCGCAGCTGGGGCTAGAGCAGGTGGCAACCCGTGCCGGGCTCAGCCCCGCCAGCCTCAAGCGCCAGCTCAAGGCCCAGGGCACCAGCTTTGGCCAATGTGGTGACCAGGTGAAAAAGCTTCGGGCCCTGCACTGGCTTTGTTACGGCCAGCTGCCCAACGAGGTGCTGGCGCAGCGGCTGGGTTACTCGGACGTACACAACTTTCGCCGCTCCTTTAAACGCTGGACCGGCGCCGTGCCCTCGGTGTTTCGCTAGGCGCTCTTGGCCAGGCGCTGCTCCATGGCCAGGTAATCACGGCCTGCACCCAGCCCCATCAGGTAACCGGCGTCGAGCTTGGCTTTGTCCATGGTCAGGCGGCCCACGGCAAAATCCTGGGGCGGGGCGATGACCCTCAGTTGGCAGTCCGCCGGGGGATGGGCGATGAAATCCAGGGCAGCGTTGTAGTGGTTGGCCCTGTCCAGCAGGGTTTGGGCAAGCTCGGGGTGGTCGCGAAAGAGGTGCTGGGTCAGCCAGGGCAGGCGGCTTGGCTTCATGCGATAGCCAAGGGGATGGGACAGCACCACGGTCAAGTCGCGGGCACCGCGCCGGTAGGCCTCCTGCACCGGTATGGAGTCGGCCATGCCGCCGTCGGTAAAGGGCTGGTGGTCGATTTGTGGCATCTCTTTAAAGGCGATGGGCAGGGCGCAGGTGGCCAGCATCACCTGGTCGAGGTTGTCAGGGGTTACGCTCATGTAGCGGGCACCGCCACTGAGCACGTCGGTGACCACCGCCACCAGTTGTGGGCCCTTGGTCAGGCAATCGAGGTGCAGCGGCAGCAGTTTGCGCGACTCGTGCCAGAGCCAATGCACGTCGGTAAGGTGGCCGCCAAGGGCAAAGCGCCGGGGATTGAAGAAGCGGCGGGTGGTGGCAAGGCGGGTGATGATTTTGCGGCTGCGGCCCTGGCGGCGGCTGAGATAACCCACCGAATTGGTGGCGCCGGCAGAGACGGCCAGGATCAGGTCAAAGGCGTAATGCTGTTGCTGGATAAAGCTGTCCAGCACCCCGGCGGCAAAGATACCGCGCATGGCGCCGCCTTCAACAATCAGGGCTTTATTGGCTTTCGGTTGCACGGGTGACCTCCGGCTGAGTGATTGCTCTAAACTAGCAAAGCAGGCCTGAGATCTTAAATAGGTTTTTTAAATCAACAAGATAGTAAAACGAAAAGCTCTTTTTCCGTATTTTTAAGCGCACGCTCGTGCGCTTTTTTTCGCCAATAAAAAAGGCCGCTTACGCGGCCTTTTTCAATTTTTAGCTTACAGTTGTGGGCCGGCTGCTACCAGCGCCTTACCTTCGGCGTTGTCGGTGAACTTCTCGAAGTTGCTGACAAAACGCTGGGCCAGATCCTGAGCCTTGGCATCCCACTGGGCGGCGTCGCTGTAGGTGGCGCGGGGGTCGAGGATGGAGGCATCTTCAACACCGGCCAGGGCCTGGGGCACCGCCAGGTTGAAGTAGGGCAGCTGCACGAACTCGGCGTTCTCGATGCTGCCGTCGAGGATGGCATCGATGATGGCGCGGGTGGCCTTGATGGAAATGCGCTTACCGGTACCGTTCCAGCCGGTGTTGACCAGGTAGGCCTCGGCGCCCACCGCTTCCATGCGCTTGACCAGCACTTCGGCGTACTTGGTGGGGTGCAGGCTCAGGAAAGCGGCACCAAAACAGCTGGAGAAGGTGGGAGTGGGTTCGGTAACGCCACGTTCGGTGCCGGCCAGCTTGGCAGTGAAGCCGGACAGGAAGTAGTACTCGGCCTGGGCCTTGGTGAGCTTGGATACCGGCGGCAGTACCCCGAAGGCGTCAGCGGTCAGGAAAATAACCTTCTTGGCGTGGCCGGCCTTGGACACCGGTTTGACGATGTTATCGATGTGGTAGATGGGGTAGGAAACCCGGGTGTTCTCGGTCTTGGAGCCGTCGTCGAAGTCAACGCTGCCGTCTTTGCGCACGGTAACGTTTTCCAAGAGGGCGTCGCGGCGGATGGCGTTATAGATATCCGGCTCGGCTTCCTGGCTCAGGTTGATGGTCTTGGCGTAGCAGCCACCTTCGAAGTTGAACACGCCGTCGTCGTCCCAGCCGTGCTCGTCGTCGCCAATCAGCTCACGCTTGGGGTCGGTGGACAGGGTGGTCTTGCCGGTGCCGGACAGACCAAAGAAAATGGCTACGTCGCCGTCTTTGCCCACGTTGGCAGAGCAGTGCATGGAGGCGATGCCCTTAAGCGGCAGCAGGTAGTTCATCATGGAGAACATGCCCTTTTTCATCTCGCCACCGTACCAGGTGCCGCCGATGAGCTGCATGCGCTCGGTGAGGTTGAAGGCCACGAAGTTTTCGCTGTTCAGACCCTGCTTTTCCCAGTTGGGGTTGGTGGTCTTGGCGCCGTTCATGACGATAAAGTCAGGCTGAAAGTCTTTCAGTTCTGCTTCCGTGGGGCGGATAAACATGTTTTTCACGAAGTGCGCCTGCCAGGCCACTTCGGTGATGAAGCGAACGCTAAGGCGGGTATCGCTGTTGGCGCCGCAGTAGGTGTCCA encodes:
- the pckA gene encoding phosphoenolpyruvate carboxykinase (ATP) → MSQIDLGQYGINAVQEIVYNPSFEQLFIEETREDLEGYEKGVVTSLGAVAVDTGIFTGRSPKDKYIVRDDTTRDTVWWSDQGKNDNKPISTEVWNDLKGLVTEQLSGKRLFVVDTYCGANSDTRLSVRFITEVAWQAHFVKNMFIRPTEAELKDFQPDFIVMNGAKTTNPNWEKQGLNSENFVAFNLTERMQLIGGTWYGGEMKKGMFSMMNYLLPLKGIASMHCSANVGKDGDVAIFFGLSGTGKTTLSTDPKRELIGDDEHGWDDDGVFNFEGGCYAKTINLSQEAEPDIYNAIRRDALLENVTVRKDGSVDFDDGSKTENTRVSYPIYHIDNIVKPVSKAGHAKKVIFLTADAFGVLPPVSKLTKAQAEYYFLSGFTAKLAGTERGVTEPTPTFSSCFGAAFLSLHPTKYAEVLVKRMEAVGAEAYLVNTGWNGTGKRISIKATRAIIDAILDGSIENAEFVQLPYFNLAVPQALAGVEDASILDPRATYSDAAQWDAKAQDLAQRFVSNFEKFTDNAEGKALVAAGPQL
- a CDS encoding helix-turn-helix domain-containing protein, encoding MRPWFGSDDKQLPALQAKAIVTVAERRGVAPERLLRGTGIFEGDPLISPAQLVRLACQAQKLLPQGELGFLVGHHLLRQDHPLANLLRAAPDLRRALMGLARYRSQWQLLQYLRLEASHDRLYLYLQDAVGLGEARAFFCQVTLGLLSALLRLQLNGRQALEISLSQKTPKGLHHYQAHLGLALRFGAEQDCLSLPRSWWQAGFAEADATAFADAKAAMVAELAPLGLLEWLARLQHRHLTAQLGLEQVATRAGLSPASLKRQLKAQGTSFGQCGDQVKKLRALHWLCYGQLPNEVLAQRLGYSDVHNFRRSFKRWTGAVPSVFR
- a CDS encoding patatin-like phospholipase family protein, coding for MQPKANKALIVEGGAMRGIFAAGVLDSFIQQQHYAFDLILAVSAGATNSVGYLSRRQGRSRKIITRLATTRRFFNPRRFALGGHLTDVHWLWHESRKLLPLHLDCLTKGPQLVAVVTDVLSGGARYMSVTPDNLDQVMLATCALPIAFKEMPQIDHQPFTDGGMADSIPVQEAYRRGARDLTVVLSHPLGYRMKPSRLPWLTQHLFRDHPELAQTLLDRANHYNAALDFIAHPPADCQLRVIAPPQDFAVGRLTMDKAKLDAGYLMGLGAGRDYLAMEQRLAKSA